In Oryza sativa Japonica Group chromosome 2, ASM3414082v1, the following are encoded in one genomic region:
- the LOC4330181 gene encoding GTP-binding protein YPTM2 isoform X1: MNPEYDYLFKLLLIGDSGVGKSCLLLRFADDSYLDSYISTIGVDFKIRTVEQDGKTIKLQIWDTAGQERFRTITSSYYRGAHGIIIVYDVTDQESFNNVKQWLNEIDRYASDNVNKLLVGNKSDLTANKVVSSETAKAFADEMGIPFMETSAKNATNVEQAFMAMAASIKDRMASQPAAANARPPTVQIRGQPVNQKTSCCSS; the protein is encoded by the exons ATGAATCCCGAGTA CGACTACCTTTTCAAACTTCTCCTCATTGGTGATTCTGGTGTTGGGAAATCGTGCTTGCTTCTCAGATTTGCG GATGATTCATACCTGGACAGCTACATCAGCACAattggagttgatttt AAAATACGGACAGTAGAGCAGGATGGGAAGACCATCAAGCTTCAAATC TGGGATACTGCTGGACAAGAACGTTTCAGGACAATTACAAGCAGCTATTACCGGGGAGCTCATGGAATTATT ATTGTATATGATGTGACAGACCAAGAAAGCTTCAACAATGTGAAGCAGTGGTTGAATGAAATTGATCGTTATGCAAGTGACAATGTTAACAAGCTCCTCGTTGGGAACAAGAGCGACCTAACTGCCAACAAAGTTGTGTCATCTGAAACAGCTAAG GCGTTTGCTGATGAGATGGGCATCCCATTCATGGAGACAAGTGCCAAGAACGCCACTAATGTGGAGCAGGCCTTTATGGCTATGGCTGCATCCATCAAGGACAG GATGGCGAGCCAACCGGCCGCTGCAAATGCAAGGCCACCGACGGTGCAGATCCGCGGGCAACCTGTCAACCAGAAGACGTCGTGCTGCTCGTCCTAA